A DNA window from Limanda limanda chromosome 6, fLimLim1.1, whole genome shotgun sequence contains the following coding sequences:
- the LOC133002928 gene encoding extracellular calcium-sensing receptor-like — MDGDYVVGGVFSIHHYMHKVMYNYTTMPEPLRCTGSIVSRELRFSRAMIFAIEEINNSSNLLQGVTLGYRIYDSCASVLMAARLAFQLSNGQDPEFSLGNDHNCSRSGMAMAIVGESSSTLSISMSRILGPFNIPQVSHLATCACLSNKKQYPSFFRTIPSDKYQAKALAKLVKHFGWTWIGAVRSDSDYGNNGMASFLDAAHREGICVEYSESFYRNNLRSKIQRVAEVIRRSTATVIVAFVAAGDMRILLEELSQEPSPPRQWLGSEGWVTDSRLLRFSFCAGAIGIGIQQAVIPGLRDFLLDLPPTKVSASPVLTEFWETEFDCRLDRSAATGENLCDGTEDIQTLQSPYTDTSQLRITNMVYKAVYAIAHAIHNAVCQKTNSTRECDKLTRIESKQVLTELKKVSFSQNGYDVSFDANGDPVATYELVSWQRRASGSIELVTVGHYNASLPVGQEFHIIRNFTWMEGGTQVPASVCTDSCPAGTRKVLQRGKPICCYDCVPCPEGEISNATDSPDCFPCSDEFWPNTERNTCLPKPVEFLSIHEVLGIILAAFSVGGAFLAIITAAVFFRHRTSPIVRANNSELSFLLLFSLTLCFLCSLTFMGAPSEWSCMLRHTAFGITFVLCISCVLVKTIVVLMAFKATLPGRNIMKWFGPPQQRMTVVSFTFIQVLICIIWLVVSPPFPMKNLTTYKERIILECALGSAIGFWAVLGYIGLLAFFCFVLAILARKLPDNFNEAKLITFSMLIFCAVWITFIPAYVSSPGKFTVAVEIFAILASSFGLIMCIFAPKCYIILIKPEKNTKKHLMNKNET; from the exons ATGGATGGGGACTATGTGGTTGGGGGGGTTTTCTCCATTCACCACTACATGCACAAAGTGATGTATAACTACACCACGATGCCAGAGCCTCTGAGGTGCACGGGGAG catCGTGTCCCGCGAGCTGCGCTTCTCACGCGCCATGATCTTCGCCATTGAGGAGATCAACAACAGCTCAAACCTGCTGCAGGGCGTCACGCTCGGTTACCGCATCTACGACTCTTGCGCCTCAGTGCTGATGGCGGCGCGTCTGGCCTTCCAGCTCTCCAACGGCCAGGACCCGGAGTTCAGCCTCGGCAACGACCACAACTGCTCCCGGTCCGGCATGGCAATGGCCATCGTTGGCGAGTCCAGCTCCACGCTATCCATCAGCATGTCGCGCATCCTGGGGCCCTTTAACATCCCTCAA GTGAGCCACCTTGCCACGTGCGCCTGCCTCTCCAACAAGAAGCAGTACCCGAGTTTCTTCAGGACGATCCCCAGTGACAAGTACCAGGCCAAAGCGCTGGCCAAACTGGTCAAACACTTCGGCTGGACGTGGATCGGTGCTGTGCGCTCGGATTCGGACTATGGCAACAACGGCATGGCGTCTTTCCTGGACGCAGCGCACCGAGAAGGCATCTGCGTGGAGTACTCCGAGTCTTTCTACCGCAACAACCTGCGCAGCAAGATCCAGAGAGTGGCTGAAGTGATCCGCAG GTCGACAGCCACAGTTATTGTGGCCTTCGTAGCCGCTGGAGACATGAGGATCCTGTTGGAGGAGCTGTCCCaggagccttctcctcctcgtcagTGGTTAGGAAGCGAGGGCTGGGTGACTGACTCACGGCTGCTGAGGTTCTCCTTCTGTGCCGGGGCCATCGGAATTGGCATCCAGCAAGCTGTCATCCCCGGCCTGAGGGACTTCCTGCTGGATCTGCCCCCCACCAAAGTGTCTGCGTCCCCGGTGCTGACTGAGTTCTGGGAGACTGAATTCGACTGCAGGCTGGACCGGA GTGCAGCCACAGGAGAGAATCTATGTGATGGAACTGAAGACATACAGACGCTCCAGAGCCCGTACACAGACACGTCTCAGCTCCGCATCACCAACATGGTGTACAAGGCCGTTTATGCAATAGCTCATGCCATTCATAACGCAGTGTGCCAGAAAACTAACTCTACAAGAGAGTGTGACAAACTCACCAGGATAGAGTCCAAACAG GTTCTTACTGAGCTGAAGAAAGTCAGTTTTTCCCAGAACGGTTATGATGTGTCGTTTGATGCCAACGGAGACCCGGTGGCCACATATGAGCTGGTCAGCTGGCAAAGAAGAGCGAGTGGCAGCATTGAGTTGGTGACAGTCGGGCACTACAATGCGTCGCTGCCGGTCGGCCAGGAATTCCACATCATCAGGAACTTCACGTGGATGGAGGGTGGCACACAG gtGCCTGCTTCAGTGTGCACGGACAGCTGCCCTGCAGGAACCCGTAAAGTGCTGCAGAGAGGGAAACCCATCTGCTGCTATGACTGTGTACCATGTCCTGAGGGAGAGATAAGCAATGCTACAG attcacCTGATTGCTTCCCCTGCTCTGACGAGTTCTGgccaaacacagagagaaacacgtGTCTCCCTAAGCCTGTTGAGTTTCTCTCCATCCATGAGGTCCTGGGAATCATCCTGGCTGCGTTCTCCGTTGGCGGCGCGTTTCTCGCCATCATAACAGCGGCCGTATTCTTTCGTCACAGGACTTCACCCATCGTCCGGGCGAACAACTCTGAGCTtagcttcctgctgctgttctcGCTGACTTTGTGTTTCTTATGTTCACTAACTTTCATGGGAGCGCCCTCCGAGTGGTCCTGCATGCTGCGACACACGGCGTTCGGCATCACCTTCGTCCTTTGCATCTCTTGTGTTCTTGTGAAAACTATAGTGGTGTTAATGgcctttaaagcaacacttccAGGTCGTAACATCATGAAATGGTTCGGCCCTCCGCAGCAAAGAATGACTGTGGTGTCCTTCACGTTTATTCAAGTTCTAATATGTATTATTTGGTTGGTTGTCAGTCCCCCTTTTCCAATGAAAAACCTGACCACATACAAGGAGAGAATCATCCTGGAGTGTGCGTTGGGTTCAGCCATTGGGTTCTGGGCTGTGCTCGGGTACATAGGCCTGTTGGCCTTCTTTTGCTTCGTGTTAGCCATCCTAGCTCGGAAGCTCCCTGATAATTTTAATGAGGCAAAGCTCATAACGTTCAGCATGTTGATATTCTGTGCCGTCTGGATCACTTTTATTCCAGCTTACGTCAGCTCTCCTGGTAAATTCACTGTGGCTGTGGAGATATTTGCAATCCTGGCCTCCAGCTTTGGATTAATTATGTGCATATTTGCTCCAAAGTGTTACATCATATTGATTAAGCCCGAAAAGAACACCAAGAAACATTTGATGAACAAGAATGAAACCTAG